DNA from Flavobacteriales bacterium:
TTCTCGGCCTTGAACGCCGCATCGGCAGCGGCAATGGCTGCCTGGTACTTCTCCTGCAGTTCCTTGGCCTTGCGCTCCTCTTCGGCCTTCTTCGCCAGTTCGGCCAAAATGCCGTCGATCTCCTTCACCTTCTGCTTGGGGTAGGCTTCGGCATCCTTGATGTCGCTCGCGGCCTCATACTTGGCCCGCGCCGCCTCATAGCTCTTCTTGCCGAAGAGCCCGTCGGCCTCCTTGATCAGGGCGGCGTACTCCTCGCCCTGCTTCTTATCAGCATCCGCAGCCTCCAGCCGCATGCGTGCATCACTGAGCTTGGCCGTGGCCACCGGCTCGTTCGGCTTCAGCGTGAGGGCCTCGGTAAAGCTCTCCACGGCCTTCTTGAAGTCCGAGGCCGTCATGGCCGCGTTGCCCTGGGTCATGAGCTTCGCGAACTCGGCCTCCGCATTGGCCTCGCGCTTCTTCCGTTCGTCATACTCCTTCAGCAGGCGGGCCTGGGCATCGCGCATGCGGTTGGTGTAATCCATGTCCCACTCGAAATTGCCGGTGGCGCCCACGTACTTCGCCTTGCCGAATGGCTCCTGCAGGATGGAGAAGTCCACCCCCGGTATCTCCGCGAGCATGGTGAAGTCGATGTTCATGCCATGGCCCCCCTGCCGCTCTTCCTCCGGGATATTGCGCGTATCGATGGCGATGTTCTTGCTCACGTAGCCCGCTTTGGAGCACATGACCTTGTAATCGGAGCCGTAATCGAGGTTCACCTCGTACTTGCCGCTGGCGTTGGTGGGTACATCCACCAGCTTCGCCCCGTTCTTGTAGACGGTGATGGTGACCCCGTCCAGCTTCTTGGCGGTGGTCATGTCCTTCACCGTGCCGAACACCACCACCACGTCCACCTGCGCGGAAGCCGCGAATGCAAGGAAAAGCGAGGCAGCGACTGCCAAGAGGCAGCGCCGAGCGCGTTGCAACGAACTGGTGCTCAAGGCCGGAACGGTTTGCTGGTCGAATCTCGAACGCCGCAATTTAGGACATCTTTGGCCCACCCGAAACGGGCCATGGGCATGCCGAGCATCTGGGAATCGCGCGCATTCCACCCCCGCCCCGACTTCACCGTGGTGGGGGGCGGCATCGTCGGGCTCTTCGCGGCCCTGTTCCACCAGCGGCGGTTCCCCCGGCACAACGTGGTGGTGCTGGAACGGGGCGCATTCCCCGCTGGCGCCACCGTGCGGAACGCGGGCTTCGCCTGCTTCGGGAGCCCCAGTGAACTGCTGGCCGACATCCGCCAGGAGGGCCTGGATGCGGCACTTGGCCGGGTGGAGGAGCGCTGGCGCGGGCTGCAGGAGCTGCGGAGCGAACTCGGCGATGACAGGATCGGTTTCGAGGCCAGCGGCGGGCATGAGCTCTATCGTGCGGATGACCCGCTGTACCCGCAGGTAGCCGAAGGGTTCGATGGGCTGAACCGGGCGCTCTGGCCCGTCCTCGGTCGAACGGCGTTCCATTGGGCGGATGAGCGGGTAGGCGACCTCGGCCTGGCAGGCGTCGCGCACCTTGCGCGCACGGACCTGGAAGGTGCCCTGGACAGCGGTCGCCTCATTCGCGCCTTGCTGGCGCGCGTCGCGGAAGCCGGCATCCTTGTGCGCACGAATGCAGGCGTGGTAGCCTTCGAAGAGAGCACGGCGGAGGTGCTCCTTCGCCTATCGGATGGCTCAGCGCTGGCCTCTGAACAGGTGCTGGTGGCCACCAATGGCTTCACACCGCAGCTGCTCCCGCACCTCGATGTGGTGCCGGCACGGGGCCAGGTGCTACTCACCGCACCGCTGCAAGGGCTGCGGCTGAAGGGCACCTTCCACCTTGATGAGGGCTTCTACTACTTCCGGGACTGCGAAGGCGGCGTGCTGCTAGGCGGCGGCCGTAACCTCGATTTCGCCAGCGAGCGCACGGCCGAGGAGGGGACAACGCCCCTCATCCAGGAAGCCTTGGAACAGCTGCTGCGCGAGACGATCATCCCCGGCACGCCCTTCACCATCACCCGGCGCTGGAGCGGCACGATGGCCTTCGGATCTGGATCCAAATCACCGCTTGTGGAGCGGCTCAGCGACCGATTGGGCGTGGCCGTGCGCTTGGGCGGCATGGGCGTGGCCATCGGCATCCGTGTGGCACGACGTGCCACGGAGCTCATGGCGCGCTGAATGCGTCAGGGTTCACACCACCATCCCGTCCATCACCCTCTTCACCGCCTCCTCCACCTTGATATGGAACCCATCGAGTTCCTCCTCCGTCCACGTCACACGGATGTTGAAGCTCACCAAGCGGCTGATCACCGCATCGCTCTTCGAGAAGGTCATCGTCTTGAGGTCCTGCGGCAGGCCGAGCTCGTGCGCCACCAGCCTGTAGGGCATGCGCAGGTGCTTGATGTGGTCCCACTGCTTGATGTAGTGGTACATGTTGTTGAACCAGTACATGGTGCCGATTCCCTGCGCACCCAGCTCCTTGTGCAGCGCGAAGGCCGCGTCGGCGCTGGGAAGAAGCAGGTGGAAGAAAGTGGCGCTGTCACCGGCATCGTCGCACTGCTTGCGGAAGGCCAGGCCGGGGATCTTGCCGAGGCGTTCCTGGATGATGGCCTTGTGCGCACGCTGCTTCGCGACCATCATCGGCAGCTTGCGGCTCTGCGCCAGACCGATTGCCGCGTTGATCTCGCCGATGCGGAAGTTGGTGCCCATGATGGGGTGCTTCTCCATGCCGCGGTTCTCGCCCTCGTGGTTGTGGCCGTGGTCGCTCATGTACTCGGCGGT
Protein-coding regions in this window:
- a CDS encoding FAD-binding oxidoreductase, giving the protein MPSIWESRAFHPRPDFTVVGGGIVGLFAALFHQRRFPRHNVVVLERGAFPAGATVRNAGFACFGSPSELLADIRQEGLDAALGRVEERWRGLQELRSELGDDRIGFEASGGHELYRADDPLYPQVAEGFDGLNRALWPVLGRTAFHWADERVGDLGLAGVAHLARTDLEGALDSGRLIRALLARVAEAGILVRTNAGVVAFEESTAEVLLRLSDGSALASEQVLVATNGFTPQLLPHLDVVPARGQVLLTAPLQGLRLKGTFHLDEGFYYFRDCEGGVLLGGGRNLDFASERTAEEGTTPLIQEALEQLLRETIIPGTPFTITRRWSGTMAFGSGSKSPLVERLSDRLGVAVRLGGMGVAIGIRVARRATELMAR